In the genome of Manis javanica isolate MJ-LG chromosome 17, MJ_LKY, whole genome shotgun sequence, one region contains:
- the PDCD5 gene encoding programmed cell death protein 5, which yields MAEEELEALRRQRMAELQAKHGDPADAAQQEAKHREAEMRNSILAQVLDQSARARLSNLALVKPEKTKAVENYLIQMARYGQLGGKVSEQGLIEILEKVSQQTEKKTTVKFNRRKVMDSDEDDDY from the exons ATGgcggaggaggagctggaggcgCTGAGGAGGCAGAGGATGGCGGAGCTGCAGGCGAAGCACGGG GATCCTGCTGATGCTGCACAACAGGAAGCAAAGCACAG ggaagcagaaatgagaaacagCATCTTAGCCCAAGTTCTGGATCAGTCAGCTCGGGCCCGCT taagTAACTTAGCACTTGTAAAGCCTGAAAAAACTAAAGCAGTGGAGAATTACCTTATACAGATGGCAAGATATGGACAGCTCGGTGGGAAG GTATCAGAACAAGGTTTAATAGAAATCCTTGAAAAAGTAagccaacaaacagaaaagaaaaccacagttaAA TTCAACAGAAGAAAAGTAATGGACTCTGATGAAGATGACGATTATTGA